Proteins co-encoded in one Rhodococcus sp. PAMC28707 genomic window:
- a CDS encoding putative protein N(5)-glutamine methyltransferase, whose translation MIRQDSIHPLLLLDVVHILRSAGCVYAEDEAQLLTAAFEGAELEDLVSRRASGIPLEQLLGWAEFCGIRVTVGPGVFVPRRRTELLVEQAASLPIETVVDICCGSGAVGAALISGLPGIELHCTDIDPVALEFARINVESLGGQVHQGDLYSALPLNLRGNVDVVVANAPYVPTDEIGSMPSEARDHEPMVALDGGVDGLAVQRRVAVDAPRWLVPGGHLLIETSALQAPETASLVREAGFDSRVVRSDELDATVVLGTIPARRR comes from the coding sequence ATGATTCGACAGGACTCGATCCATCCGTTGTTGCTACTCGACGTCGTCCACATTCTCCGTTCCGCCGGATGCGTCTACGCCGAGGACGAAGCACAGTTGCTGACCGCCGCATTCGAGGGCGCCGAACTCGAAGACCTGGTGTCCCGACGCGCGTCGGGGATCCCGCTGGAGCAGTTGCTCGGGTGGGCCGAGTTCTGTGGCATACGCGTGACCGTCGGCCCCGGCGTTTTCGTGCCTCGCCGACGCACCGAGTTGTTGGTGGAACAGGCCGCATCATTACCGATCGAGACCGTGGTCGACATCTGTTGCGGTTCGGGCGCCGTCGGAGCCGCCCTGATATCCGGGCTCCCGGGCATCGAATTGCATTGCACCGACATCGATCCGGTTGCCCTGGAGTTCGCCCGAATCAATGTCGAGTCCCTCGGTGGCCAGGTGCACCAGGGTGACTTGTATTCGGCACTACCGCTGAACCTGCGGGGCAACGTCGATGTCGTGGTGGCAAATGCGCCCTACGTTCCGACGGATGAGATCGGCTCGATGCCGTCGGAAGCGCGCGATCACGAACCGATGGTGGCCCTCGACGGCGGCGTCGACGGTCTCGCGGTGCAGCGGCGGGTGGCGGTGGACGCACCGCGCTGGCTCGTACCCGGCGGCCATCTACTGATCGAAACCAGCGCACTGCAGGCACCCGAGACGGCGAGCCTCGTTCGAGAGGCAGGCTTCGACTCACGTGTGGTGCGCTCGGACGAACTCGACGCAACGGTCGTGCTCGGAACGATTCCGGCGCGCCGCCGCTAG
- a CDS encoding TDT family transporter, with protein MTTPATLTSARPRLFDNLDRPGQVLEHLGPNWFASIMGTGIVANAAATLPVQVTGLHTFALIVWAIASAALIALVAAFAAHWILHGGNARRYARHPVASLFYGAPPMAFLTVGAGTLLVGKDVLGQSAALSIDVVLWTVGTLMGLATTVWIPWRMIAARAHAAPLPAWLMPVVPPMVSASTGVFLLQHMEGRPRLVLLVACYAMFALSLTVGMFTMALIGRHLLRGGTPPLQAMPTVWICLGLIGQSITAANLLGAVSAKAFSGDDAAIASGLHVFGIVYGIVMAVFGALVFATATALTVRAASQGLTFSLTWWSFTFPVGTCVTGAAALGTATNSTGLHLLAVALFVLLVTAWAVVATNTVRGSLSGRIFLPA; from the coding sequence ATGACCACACCAGCCACCCTGACATCAGCGCGGCCGCGGCTGTTCGACAACCTCGATCGCCCGGGACAGGTGCTCGAACACCTCGGCCCCAACTGGTTCGCATCGATCATGGGAACCGGCATCGTCGCCAATGCAGCCGCAACGCTCCCGGTGCAGGTCACCGGCCTCCACACATTTGCGCTGATCGTGTGGGCAATCGCGTCGGCGGCGTTGATTGCACTGGTAGCTGCTTTCGCGGCGCACTGGATCCTGCACGGCGGCAATGCCCGTCGATACGCGCGACACCCGGTTGCGTCACTGTTCTACGGCGCCCCACCGATGGCGTTTCTGACGGTCGGTGCCGGAACGCTCCTCGTCGGAAAGGATGTCCTTGGGCAGAGCGCGGCTTTGTCGATCGACGTGGTTCTGTGGACTGTAGGCACGCTGATGGGACTGGCGACAACCGTGTGGATTCCATGGCGGATGATCGCTGCGCGCGCCCACGCTGCGCCACTACCGGCCTGGCTGATGCCCGTCGTCCCACCCATGGTGTCTGCCTCCACCGGCGTATTTCTGTTGCAGCACATGGAAGGTCGCCCGCGATTGGTTCTTCTTGTCGCCTGTTATGCGATGTTCGCGCTGAGTCTGACCGTGGGCATGTTCACCATGGCGCTGATCGGGAGGCACCTGCTTCGCGGTGGCACTCCGCCACTTCAGGCCATGCCCACCGTGTGGATCTGCCTCGGGTTGATCGGCCAGTCCATCACCGCAGCGAACCTGCTCGGCGCCGTCTCGGCAAAGGCGTTTTCCGGTGACGATGCAGCCATCGCGTCGGGTCTGCACGTCTTCGGGATCGTCTACGGAATTGTGATGGCGGTATTCGGCGCGCTCGTGTTCGCGACGGCCACGGCATTGACCGTCAGGGCTGCGTCGCAGGGACTGACGTTCTCGCTGACCTGGTGGAGCTTCACCTTTCCCGTCGGTACCTGCGTTACGGGTGCCGCAGCTCTCGGAACAGCAACGAACAGTACCGGGCTACATCTGCTTGCCGTCGCATTGTTCGTACTCCTCGTCACCGCATGGGCAGTCGTCGCGACCAACACGGTGCGCGGATCGTTGTCAGGACGAATTTTTCTCCCTGCATGA
- a CDS encoding pentapeptide repeat-containing protein, with translation MTPPAPRPNLLADCSSCFGLCCVALPFARSSDFAVNKDAGEPCRNLQEDFRCGIHTKLRSSGFRGCTVYDCFGAGQKVSQHTFGGRSWREDTALAGRMFEVFPVVRALHELLWYLTEAVGLPAAEPVRTRLQSALHATEALAGGSADELAQLDVDRHRGQVNEVLLAASDLVRAQAKGKKRNYRGADLVGKKLTGIDLTGASFRGAYLVAADMRGSDLRFADMIGADLRDTDLSGADLRKSLFLTQFQINAAKGDAETRIPDVLERPSHWPRT, from the coding sequence GTGACTCCGCCCGCCCCACGGCCCAACCTGCTCGCCGACTGTTCGAGCTGCTTCGGTCTCTGCTGCGTCGCGCTGCCGTTCGCCCGATCCTCGGACTTCGCAGTGAACAAGGATGCGGGCGAGCCCTGCCGCAATCTGCAGGAGGACTTTCGCTGCGGAATTCACACGAAGCTCCGAAGCTCGGGGTTCCGTGGGTGCACGGTGTACGACTGCTTCGGCGCTGGGCAAAAAGTTTCACAGCACACCTTCGGCGGCCGAAGTTGGCGCGAGGACACCGCTCTTGCAGGTCGGATGTTCGAGGTCTTCCCTGTCGTGCGTGCGCTGCACGAACTGCTCTGGTACTTGACCGAGGCAGTCGGCCTCCCAGCCGCAGAGCCCGTTCGTACTCGACTGCAGAGCGCGCTCCATGCCACCGAGGCACTGGCCGGTGGGTCCGCCGATGAGCTCGCCCAGCTCGACGTCGATCGACATCGAGGACAAGTGAACGAGGTATTGCTGGCGGCCAGCGATCTGGTTCGGGCACAGGCAAAGGGCAAGAAAAGGAACTATCGAGGGGCGGACCTCGTCGGGAAGAAGCTGACGGGCATCGACCTGACCGGTGCCAGCTTCCGCGGCGCCTACCTTGTCGCAGCCGATATGCGAGGGTCCGATCTGCGATTCGCCGATATGATCGGTGCGGACCTACGCGACACCGACCTCTCCGGCGCGGATCTTCGAAAGAGTCTGTTCCTCACACAGTTTCAGATCAACGCCGCCAAAGGTGATGCCGAAACCAGGATTCCCGACGTGCTCGAGCGTCCATCGCACTGGCCCAGAACCTAA
- a CDS encoding dihydrolipoamide acetyltransferase family protein: MATVKSFLLPDLGEGLTEAELITWLVKVGDTIELNQVIAEVETVKACVELPSPYAGVVTALRAETGTTVEVGTALIDISQAAEVDPAPEEPAQQEEHVPVLVGYGVAGVAPSKRTNRRQPAPPMADSAAAKPLASPPVRHVAQQEGVDLAEVPATGAHGDVTRADIADYLDGAPERVDVGRDETRTPIAGVRKHTAAAMVASAFTAPHVTEFITVDVTPTVELLDSLRTTDHFREVRLTPLAMVAKALLVALRGNPSLNSEWDEDRQEVVTKHYVNLGIAAATPRGLMVPNIKNAHLLGLKDLAYALTALTGTAKEGKTGPGDLAEGTITITNVGVFGVDSGTPILNPGEAAILCFGAIRRQPWEFEGEIALRSVTTLSLSFDHRLVDGEQGSKFLADIASMLSDPRNLIALS; encoded by the coding sequence ATGGCGACCGTCAAGAGCTTCCTGCTTCCAGATCTCGGGGAGGGCCTCACCGAAGCCGAACTGATCACCTGGTTGGTGAAGGTCGGTGACACCATCGAACTCAATCAGGTCATCGCCGAAGTGGAAACCGTCAAGGCGTGTGTCGAACTGCCTTCCCCCTACGCGGGCGTCGTCACCGCTCTTCGTGCGGAGACAGGCACCACCGTCGAGGTCGGTACCGCGCTGATCGATATCTCCCAAGCAGCGGAGGTCGATCCTGCGCCGGAAGAACCTGCCCAACAAGAAGAGCATGTTCCCGTCCTGGTCGGATACGGGGTTGCCGGGGTAGCGCCGAGCAAACGAACGAACCGCCGACAACCCGCGCCTCCGATGGCCGATTCGGCTGCCGCCAAGCCTTTGGCGTCACCGCCGGTCCGGCACGTCGCGCAGCAGGAAGGCGTCGATCTGGCCGAGGTGCCGGCCACCGGAGCGCATGGCGATGTCACTCGTGCAGATATTGCTGACTATCTCGACGGGGCTCCCGAGAGGGTCGATGTAGGGAGGGATGAGACTCGTACTCCGATCGCGGGCGTCCGAAAGCACACGGCCGCAGCGATGGTCGCCAGTGCCTTCACGGCTCCACATGTCACCGAGTTCATCACCGTCGATGTCACGCCGACCGTCGAACTACTGGATTCGCTGCGGACCACCGATCATTTTCGCGAGGTGCGCCTGACGCCGTTGGCGATGGTTGCCAAAGCCTTGTTGGTTGCGCTGCGGGGCAATCCGAGCTTGAACTCCGAGTGGGACGAGGACCGGCAGGAAGTTGTCACCAAGCACTACGTCAATCTGGGTATCGCCGCTGCCACGCCGCGGGGCCTGATGGTGCCCAACATCAAGAACGCGCACCTGCTCGGCCTGAAGGATCTTGCATATGCACTGACCGCGTTGACCGGGACGGCAAAAGAAGGCAAGACCGGGCCCGGCGATCTCGCCGAAGGAACGATCACGATCACCAATGTCGGTGTCTTCGGAGTGGATTCAGGGACACCGATTCTGAATCCAGGTGAGGCAGCGATCTTGTGCTTCGGCGCAATCCGGCGTCAACCGTGGGAGTTCGAGGGTGAGATCGCGTTACGATCGGTGACCACGTTGAGCTTGTCGTTCGATCACCGTCTCGTCGACGGCGAACAAGGGTCGAAATTTCTTGCCGATATCGCCTCGATGCTGTCCGATCCCAGAAATTTGATCGCGTTGAGTTGA
- a CDS encoding alpha-ketoacid dehydrogenase subunit beta: MTATLAAPRTLPIAPRTLPLGKALNAGLRRAMDEDPKVILLGEDIGKLGGVFRITEGLQKDFGPNRVIDTPLAESGIIGMAVGLAIRGYRPVCEIQFDGFIYPAFDQIVSQVAKLHYRTSGNVKMPITIRVPYGGGIGAVEHHSESPEGYFAQTAGLRVVSCSNAADANTMIRQAIASDDPVLFFEPKRRYWQKGEVDVTASLDDAYPLHKARVVRAGTDATIVTYGPLVTTALQAADIAAEEGHSIEIIDLRSLSPLDMDTVNASVRKTGRLVVTHEAATFLGIGAEVAARVQEHCFFSLEAPVLRVCGFSTPYPPAKLEEHFLPDADRILDAVDRALAFGQT, translated from the coding sequence ATGACCGCAACACTCGCCGCGCCCAGGACGCTCCCGATCGCGCCGAGGACGCTTCCGCTCGGAAAGGCGCTGAACGCCGGGTTGCGCCGAGCCATGGACGAAGATCCGAAGGTGATCCTCCTCGGTGAGGACATCGGAAAACTGGGTGGCGTCTTCAGGATCACTGAGGGGCTGCAGAAGGACTTCGGCCCGAACCGAGTGATCGACACGCCGCTTGCCGAGTCCGGAATCATCGGCATGGCAGTAGGTTTGGCCATTCGCGGTTACCGCCCGGTCTGCGAGATCCAGTTCGATGGATTCATCTATCCGGCGTTCGACCAGATCGTCTCTCAGGTGGCCAAGCTGCACTATCGAACCAGCGGCAACGTCAAGATGCCTATCACCATCCGCGTCCCCTACGGAGGTGGTATCGGTGCCGTCGAGCACCACTCGGAGTCCCCCGAGGGCTACTTCGCCCAGACCGCGGGCCTCCGTGTGGTCAGCTGCAGCAACGCGGCCGACGCCAATACGATGATTCGGCAGGCCATCGCCTCGGACGACCCGGTGCTCTTCTTCGAACCCAAACGTCGCTATTGGCAGAAGGGCGAAGTCGACGTCACGGCATCACTCGACGATGCCTATCCGCTGCACAAGGCGCGCGTCGTGCGCGCAGGCACCGACGCGACGATCGTCACGTACGGACCTCTGGTAACCACCGCACTTCAGGCAGCGGATATTGCTGCAGAGGAGGGACATTCGATCGAGATCATCGACTTGCGCTCCCTCTCCCCACTCGACATGGACACGGTCAACGCCTCGGTACGTAAAACCGGCCGACTCGTCGTGACGCACGAGGCCGCTACCTTCCTCGGTATCGGTGCGGAAGTTGCTGCGCGCGTGCAGGAACATTGTTTCTTCAGCCTCGAAGCTCCGGTACTGCGAGTCTGTGGATTCAGTACTCCGTACCCGCCGGCGAAGCTGGAGGAGCACTTCCTTCCGGATGCCGACCGGATTCTCGACGCCGTGGACCGCGCACTCGCTTTCGGACAGACCTGA
- the pdhA gene encoding pyruvate dehydrogenase (acetyl-transferring) E1 component subunit alpha, translating to MNANSSADTLIQIVTPEGKRTPQSEYSDAIADVTIDTVRELYEDLVVVRRIDAEATALQRQGELGLWAPLLGQEAAQVGSARALHSEDFVFASYREHGVAYCRGVDPTEMLRFWRGSTQSGWNPYDYNMTTPAIIVGSQGLHATGYGLGMKFDGAEGAVITYFGDGATSQGDISEALGFAASFSAPVVFFCQNNQWAISAPVSVQTHITIAERGRGFGVPALRVDGNDVLAVLAATRIALARAREGSGPTLIEALTYRMGPHTTSDDPTRYRSAAVDDEWKRKDPIERIRLLLERAGGVDEEFETRVRDRADTTAAQLRAGCLGTIEPSPMSLFDHVYAEPHSLISEEREHYSSYLAGFEGARS from the coding sequence ATGAACGCGAACAGCAGTGCCGACACGCTCATTCAGATCGTCACACCGGAGGGTAAGCGGACACCCCAGTCGGAGTACAGCGACGCGATCGCGGACGTCACGATCGACACCGTGCGTGAGCTGTACGAGGATCTCGTCGTGGTTCGCCGCATCGACGCCGAAGCGACAGCGTTGCAGCGTCAGGGCGAGCTCGGTCTATGGGCGCCGCTACTCGGTCAGGAAGCCGCGCAGGTGGGTTCGGCCCGCGCTCTGCACTCCGAGGACTTCGTGTTCGCCAGCTACCGTGAACACGGCGTCGCATATTGCCGGGGCGTCGACCCGACGGAGATGCTCCGATTCTGGCGCGGCTCGACACAGTCGGGCTGGAATCCCTACGACTACAACATGACAACGCCGGCCATCATCGTCGGATCTCAGGGACTGCATGCCACCGGCTACGGGCTGGGGATGAAGTTCGACGGTGCGGAAGGCGCTGTCATCACCTACTTCGGCGACGGTGCCACCAGTCAGGGCGACATCTCCGAGGCACTTGGATTCGCTGCCAGTTTCAGTGCACCGGTGGTGTTCTTCTGCCAAAACAACCAGTGGGCGATCTCGGCGCCCGTATCGGTCCAAACTCACATCACCATTGCCGAACGAGGTCGTGGATTCGGGGTCCCGGCCCTGCGTGTGGACGGAAACGATGTCCTGGCAGTGCTGGCAGCTACCCGTATCGCGTTGGCCAGGGCACGCGAAGGAAGCGGCCCGACCCTGATCGAGGCTCTGACGTATCGCATGGGTCCGCACACCACATCCGATGACCCGACGCGGTATCGCTCCGCCGCAGTCGACGACGAGTGGAAGCGTAAAGATCCGATCGAACGGATCCGGTTGCTGCTCGAGCGCGCAGGCGGCGTGGACGAGGAATTCGAAACTCGAGTCCGGGACCGCGCTGACACGACGGCCGCTCAGCTGCGAGCGGGATGTCTCGGCACGATCGAGCCGTCGCCGATGTCTCTTTTCGACCATGTCTACGCCGAACCGCATTCCCTGATAAGCGAAGAGCGGGAACACTATTCCTCCTACCTTGCCGGATTCGAAGGAGCACGGTCATGA
- a CDS encoding iron ABC transporter substrate-binding protein, with the protein MKRRNGLTSAVALAAAAVLTMSGCSNSGPDNEADSGAAEKITVYNAQHESLTQEWVDAFTAESGIEVELRNGSDSELGNQLVAEGDRSPADVFLTENSPAMTLVENAGLFADVNQDALDQVPSQYRPSSNKWTGIAARSTVFAYNKDMLKQDQLPKSLLDLQDPAWKDRWAASPSGADFQAIVSALLELKGEDATQQWLAGMKDNVRTYKGNSTVMKAVNAGEIPGGVIYHYYWFGDQAKTGENSNNVALHYFKNEDPGAFVSVSGGGVLKSSSKQDAAQQFLKFITGKQGQDVLQTGTSFEYTVGSDVAANPDLVPLADLQAPKVDPAKLNSPQVSELMTEAGLL; encoded by the coding sequence ATGAAAAGACGAAACGGACTGACGTCTGCGGTTGCACTCGCCGCTGCCGCTGTGTTGACCATGTCGGGGTGCTCGAATTCCGGACCGGACAACGAGGCGGACTCTGGCGCGGCCGAGAAGATCACCGTGTACAACGCGCAGCACGAGTCGCTGACGCAGGAGTGGGTCGACGCCTTCACTGCGGAGTCCGGCATCGAAGTGGAACTGCGTAACGGCAGCGATTCCGAACTCGGCAACCAACTCGTAGCCGAGGGCGATCGGTCACCCGCAGATGTGTTCCTCACCGAGAACTCCCCCGCTATGACGCTGGTGGAGAACGCCGGACTGTTCGCCGACGTGAACCAGGACGCCCTCGACCAGGTGCCGAGCCAATACCGTCCGTCGAGCAACAAGTGGACCGGCATCGCAGCCCGTTCCACCGTCTTCGCATACAACAAGGACATGCTGAAGCAGGATCAGCTGCCGAAGTCTCTGCTCGATCTGCAGGATCCCGCATGGAAGGACCGCTGGGCGGCCTCACCGTCGGGCGCCGATTTCCAGGCAATCGTAAGCGCGCTGCTGGAGCTGAAAGGCGAAGACGCCACTCAGCAATGGCTGGCGGGGATGAAGGACAACGTCCGCACCTACAAGGGCAACAGCACGGTGATGAAGGCCGTCAATGCCGGTGAAATCCCGGGCGGGGTCATCTACCACTACTACTGGTTCGGGGATCAGGCCAAGACCGGCGAGAACAGCAACAACGTCGCACTCCACTACTTCAAGAACGAGGACCCAGGCGCATTCGTCAGCGTCTCCGGCGGAGGCGTCCTAAAGTCCAGTTCGAAACAGGATGCGGCACAACAGTTCCTGAAGTTCATCACCGGCAAACAGGGCCAGGACGTCCTGCAGACCGGAACGTCGTTCGAGTACACGGTGGGCAGCGACGTCGCGGCAAACCCGGATCTCGTTCCGCTGGCTGATCTGCAGGCGCCGAAGGTCGACCCGGCGAAGCTCAACAGCCCGCAGGTTTCCGAACTGATGACGGAAGCCGGCCTGCTCTGA
- a CDS encoding iron ABC transporter permease, with protein sequence MSLPLAVAALVVAAASIIPLGYVIVESIDTGFDTASSLLFRPRVGELLTNTVLLVVITVPICIVIGVMAAWLVERTRVFGAKVWAVLLAAPLAVPAFVNSYSWVSTVPSLGGLHGGVLIATMSYFPLVYIPVAATLRRLDPAVEESARALGAGPWAVFFQVVVPQLRLAIAGGALLVSLHLLAEYGAFVFIRFDTFTTAIFDQYQSTFNGSAATMLASVLVMLCLTLLVIESVVRGNARYARIGAGAARRAVPAELGWKNSMVALLFLAALIVLSVGVPVVSVLRWLVIGGTAVWKLDFLGSAVVQTVGFGVAGAVVTCVLAFPIAWISIRRRGRLSRILEACTYISSSLPGIVVALAFITVSIRYLQPLYQTVTVVIAAYALLFLPRALVNLRAGLAQAPIGLEESAQSLGISPLSAFIRVTLPLAAPATAAGGALVFLGIVNELTATLLLAPTGTRTLATQFWSLSSEIDYAGAAPYAFMMIVLSLPMTYVLFTQSKKVAGL encoded by the coding sequence ATCTCGCTGCCCTTGGCCGTCGCCGCGCTCGTCGTAGCGGCCGCATCGATCATCCCGCTCGGGTACGTGATCGTAGAAAGTATCGACACGGGCTTCGATACTGCGTCGTCATTGTTGTTCCGACCCAGAGTTGGAGAGCTACTCACCAACACGGTCTTGCTCGTCGTCATCACCGTGCCGATCTGCATCGTCATCGGCGTCATGGCTGCCTGGCTCGTCGAACGCACCCGAGTGTTCGGAGCCAAGGTCTGGGCAGTGCTGCTGGCTGCGCCACTTGCCGTACCGGCCTTCGTGAACAGTTATTCGTGGGTGAGCACAGTTCCATCCCTCGGTGGATTGCATGGCGGCGTTCTCATCGCGACGATGTCGTATTTTCCGCTGGTCTACATTCCTGTGGCCGCGACGCTACGTCGGCTGGACCCGGCGGTAGAGGAGTCGGCGCGCGCGCTCGGAGCCGGTCCGTGGGCCGTGTTCTTCCAAGTCGTGGTGCCACAGTTGCGGCTGGCCATCGCCGGCGGGGCGCTGTTGGTCTCCCTGCACCTGCTCGCCGAGTACGGAGCGTTCGTCTTCATTCGGTTCGACACCTTCACCACCGCGATCTTCGATCAGTACCAGTCGACGTTCAACGGGTCGGCAGCAACGATGCTCGCCAGTGTCCTGGTGATGCTCTGTCTCACGCTGCTGGTGATCGAATCGGTCGTCCGGGGCAACGCGCGGTACGCCCGCATCGGCGCTGGTGCTGCGCGTAGGGCAGTCCCCGCCGAACTCGGTTGGAAGAACTCGATGGTCGCGCTGTTGTTCCTCGCGGCGTTGATCGTCCTGTCCGTCGGTGTACCGGTGGTCAGCGTCCTCCGTTGGCTCGTCATCGGCGGAACCGCGGTCTGGAAGCTCGATTTTCTCGGCTCCGCGGTGGTCCAGACTGTCGGCTTCGGTGTTGCCGGCGCGGTTGTGACCTGCGTCCTCGCCTTCCCGATCGCCTGGATTTCGATCCGCCGTCGCGGGCGACTCAGTCGCATCCTCGAAGCCTGCACGTACATCTCGAGTTCGCTACCAGGAATCGTGGTGGCATTGGCATTCATCACCGTGTCCATCCGCTACCTGCAGCCGCTCTATCAAACGGTCACCGTCGTTATCGCGGCGTACGCACTGCTCTTTCTGCCCCGCGCGCTGGTGAACCTGAGAGCCGGACTCGCGCAGGCGCCCATCGGTCTGGAGGAGTCCGCACAGTCGCTCGGCATCTCACCGCTGTCGGCTTTCATCCGAGTGACGTTGCCGCTCGCCGCCCCAGCCACGGCGGCCGGCGGAGCGTTGGTGTTCCTGGGAATCGTCAACGAATTGACCGCGACTCTGCTGCTGGCACCGACCGGTACTCGTACCCTGGCCACACAGTTCTGGTCACTGAGCAGCGAAATCGATTACGCCGGGGCGGCGCCGTACGCATTCATGATGATCGTGCTGTCGCTGCCCATGACCTACGTACTCTTCACTCAGTCGAAGAAGGTAGCCGGACTATGA